Proteins co-encoded in one Cuculus canorus isolate bCucCan1 chromosome 22, bCucCan1.pri, whole genome shotgun sequence genomic window:
- the MATN1 gene encoding cartilage matrix protein has product MDRIFSALLLSLLLLFQSYGVGGTPPQPRGTLCRTKPTDLVFIIDSSRSVRPQEFEKVKVFMSRVIEGLDVGPNSTRVGVINYASAVKNEFSLKTHQTKAGLLQAVRKIEPLSTGTMTGLAIQFAISRAFSDSEGARVRSPNFNKVAIVVTDGRPQDGVQDVSARARAAGIEIFAIGVGRVDMHTLRQIASEPLDDHVDYVESYSVIEKLTHKFQEAFCVVSDLCATGDHDCEQICISTPGTYKCACKEGFTLNSDGKTCSACSGGSGSALDLVFLIDGSKSVRPENFELVKKFINQIVDSLEVSDKQAQVGLVQYSSSVRQEFPLGQFKNKKDIKAAVKKMAYMEKGTMTGQALKYLIDSSFSIVNGARPGVPKVGIVFTDGRSQDYITDAAKKAKDLGFRMFAVGVGNAVEDELREIASEPVAEHYFYTADFRTISKIGKKLQMKICIEEDPCECKSIVKFQTKVEDLINSLQRKLEAVAKRIEALENKII; this is encoded by the exons ATGGACAGGATTTTCTCTGCCTTGCTGctctctttgctgcttcttttccagagCTATGGAGTTGGTGGGACACCTCCACAGCCAAGAG gcaCCCTGTGTAGAACCAAACCCACCGATTTGGTATTCATCATCGACAGCTCTCGAAGCGTGCGCCCACAGGAGTTTGAGAAAGTCAAAGTCTTCATGTCCCGGGTGATCGAGGGGCTGGACGTGGGCCCAAACTCCACCCGGGTGGGTGTGATCAATTATGCCAGCGCTGTCAAGAATGAATTCTCCCTCAAGACCCACCAAACCAAAGCGGGACTCCTGCAAGCAGTCCGGAAGATAGAGCCACTTTCCACTGGGACTATGACTGGTCTGGCTATCCAGTTTGCCATTAGCCGGGCTTTTAGTGACTCGGAAGGTGCCAGGGTGAGATCTCCTAATTTTAATAAG GTGGCAATCGTTGTGACCGATGGACGTCCCCAGGATGGAGTGCAGGATGTGTCAGCCAgggccagagctgctggcatCGAGATCTTTGCCATCGGAGTTGGCCGGGTGGACATGCACACTCTGCGGCAAATCGCTAGCGAGCCCCTGGACGATCATGTGGACTATGTGGAGAGCTACAGTGTCATAGAGAAGCTGACCCACAAGTTTCAAGAAGCTTTCTGTG TGGTATCAGACCTGTGTGCCACTGGAGACCACGACTGTGAGCAGATCTGTATCAGCACCCCAGGAACCTACAAGTGTGCTTGTAAAGAGGGTTTCACACTGAACAGCGATGGGAAGACCTGCAGCG CTTGCAGTGGTGGGTCAGGATCTGCTCTGGATCTCGTTTTCCTCATTGATGGATCCAAGAGCGTGCGGCCTGAGAACTTTGAgctggtgaagaaattcatcaaTCAAATTGTGGACTCGCTGGAGGTGTCAGACAAACAGGCCCAAGTTGGTCTCGTTCAGTACTCCAGTTCTGTCAGACAGGAGTTTCCACTGGGGCAGTTCAAGAACAAGAAGGACATCAAAGCAGCAGTCAAGAAAATGGCCTATATGGAGAAAGGAACAATGACGGGCCAGGCTCTGAAGTACCTCATTGACAGTTCCTTTTCCATCGTCAATGGAGCTAGGCCTGGCGTCCCGAAAGTGGGCATAGTCTTCACTGACGGTCGGTCACAAGATTACATCACTGATGCTGCTAAGAAAGCCAAAGACTTAG GCTTTAGGATGTTTGCTGTAGGAGTTGGCAATGCCGTTGAGGATGAGCTGAGGGAAATTGCTTCAGAACCTGTCGCTGAGCACTACTTCTACACGGCTGACTTCAGAACCATCAGCAAGATTGGGAAGAAGCTGCAAATGAAAATCTGCATTG AGGAAGATCCATGTGAATGTAAATCAATTGTAAAGTTCCAGACAAAAGTAGAAGATCTCATAAATTCATTGCAGCGGAAAT